One Calonectris borealis chromosome 16, bCalBor7.hap1.2, whole genome shotgun sequence DNA window includes the following coding sequences:
- the MSS51 gene encoding putative protein MSS51 homolog, mitochondrial, whose amino-acid sequence MAGGRRRGGGGRRGGPRQHPGTHEPATSPARLSPAATMSQRSAGAAPKTGRPKKPTEEPAARGPDVDSLGFQAMDRNVPGLSHVILQKLNMKSYEDYKSAMDGRKSGSDFGIRTYFDMFQKMEDTFKFCAECKKLPDALPDPKSLRRCKRCQNVYYCGVACQRANWPLHKKFCKKLKLVALDRLVEWLVFTGDIPFPTETWTKPARDVEGWEDWFSMQGRLEEKLGTILAGRYMTLLWANAGKPRPEDEELRESVRRLVTDFHSRPLTIGLGLRLFGIDPLAKALTVHVVGASHVETLNSRLTDYDELTRMFPGHRGVEVVMVGVDVVDGPIMRPPLAAPAPRGRVYLSSYKGLYHDFWESHVETKLAARPDLVVGFHPGFHACPDLLAGWLPTLLLLRDYRLPVLFTVYSEQELKSSLQILAELETHIVGYAANPFASLRPEQVYSSPNKAPVYCSSFYIALLGPAASAVPGAEELEDGDGWQGGEPGATGTAGGIAPGLG is encoded by the exons ATGGCGGGCGGGAGGCgacgcgggggcggcgggcggcgtgGGGGACCCCGGCAGCACCCGGGGACCCATGAACCGGCCACCTCGCCCGCACGCCTCTCTCCTGCAGCCACCATGTCCCAGCGAAGCGCAGGCGCTGCCCCCAAAACCGGCCGCCCCAAGAAGCCCACGGAGGAGCCGGCGGCGAGGGGACCTGATGTGGACTCGCTGGGCTTCCAGGCCATGGACCGCAACGTGCCGGGGCTGTCCCACGTCATCCTCCAGAAGCTCAACATGAAGAGCTACGAGGACTACAA GTCTGCCATGGACGGGAGGAAGAGCGGCAGCGATTTCGGCATCCGGACTTACTTTGACATGTTCCAGAAGATGGAGGACACCTTCAAGTTTTGCGCTGAGTGCAAGAAGCTCCCCGATGCCCTCCCTGACCCCAAAAGCCTCCGACGATGCAAGAG GTGCCAGAACGTGTACTACTGCGGCGTGGCGTGCCAGCGTGCCAACTGGCCGCTGCACAAGAAGTTCTGCAAGAAGCTGAAGCTGGTGGCCCTGGACCGGCTGGTGGAGTGGCTCGTCTTCACAG GAGACATCCCCTTCCCCACGGAGACCTGGACAAAACCCGCCCGGGACGTGGAGGGCTGGGAGGACTGGTTCTCCATGCAGGGGcggctggaggagaagctgggCACCATCCTGGCCGGGCGGTACATGACCCTCCTCTGGGCCAACGCTGGGAAGCCCCGGCCGGAGGACGAGGAGCTGCGTGAATCCGTCCGGCGGCTGGTCACCGACTTCCACTCGCGGCCGCTCACTATCGGCTTGGGGCTGCGGCTTTTTGGCATCGACCCCCTCGCCAAGGCCCTCACCGTGCACGTGGTGGGGGCGTCCCACGTGGAGACCCTCAACAGCCGGCTGACGGACTACGACGAGCTGACGCGGATGTTCCCGGGGCACCGGGGCGTGGAGGTGGTGATGGTGGGGGTGGACGTGGTCGACGGACCCATCATGAGACCACCCCTGGCCgcgccagcgccccggggaaggGTCTATCTCAGCAGCTACAAGGGGCTCTACCACGACTTCTGGGAAAGTCACGTGGAGACCAAGCTGGCTGCCCGCCCCGACCTGGTGGTGGGCTTTCACCCGG GTTTCCACGCGTGCCCGGACCTGCTGGCGGGCTGGCTGcccaccctgctgctgctgcgggactACCGCCTGCCCGTCCTCTTCACCGTCTACAG CGAGCAGGAGCTGAAGTCCTCCCTGCAGATCCTGGCGGAGCTCGAGACGCACATCGTGGGCTACGCCGCCAACCCCTTCGCCTCGCTGCGGCCCGAGCAGGTCTACTCCAGCCCCAACAAGGCGCCCGTCTACTGCAGCTCCTTCTACATCGCCCTGCTGGGGCCGGCGGCATCCGCTGTGCCGGGTGCTGAGGAGCTGGAGGACGGTGatggctggcagggaggggagccCGGTGCCACCGGTACGGCTGGGGGCAtcgccccggggctgggctga